Proteins encoded in a region of the Uloborus diversus isolate 005 chromosome 1, Udiv.v.3.1, whole genome shotgun sequence genome:
- the LOC129234988 gene encoding uncharacterized protein LOC129234988: MGKMPFDDHDDNSTMVVTNLFMKDFTITEMWNLDVIRITDPIIKKSKEEKDLQMKMQFQNSVFLNNEGRYEVALPWAEDRLPLPKNKELELKRLETTTQKLCSQNLINRYDEVLKNWEDLGIIEEVKQSENIDSGHYLPHRPVIRESSSTPVRPVFDASARTKFSPSLNQCLEAGPNLIELITSF, from the coding sequence ATGGGGAAGATGCCATTTGATGATCATGATGATAATTCTACAATGGTGGTAacgaatttatttatgaaagattttaccATTACAGAAATGTGGAACCTTGATGTGATACGCATTACTGATCCGATCATTAAAAAAAGCAAGGAAGAAAAGGATTTACAaatgaaaatgcaatttcagaattctgtttttctaaataatgaaGGACGCTATGAAGTGGCATTACCGTGGGCCGAAGATCGTCTACCATtacctaaaaataaagaattagaaCTTAAACGCCTGGAAACAACAACACAGAAACTTTgctctcaaaatttaattaatcgatatgatgaagttttaaaaaattgggaaGATCTAGGCATAATCGAGGAAGTGAAACAAAGTGAAAATATTGATAGCGGACACTACTTGCCCCACAGACCAGTGATTAGAGAAAGCAGTTCTACTCCAGTACGGCCTGTGTTTGATGCGTCTGCGAGAACTAAGTTTTCGCCGTCACTGAATCAATGTTTAGAAGCTGGACccaatttaattgaattaatcaCATCATTTTAG